A region of Miscanthus floridulus cultivar M001 unplaced genomic scaffold, ASM1932011v1 os_1632_4, whole genome shotgun sequence DNA encodes the following proteins:
- the LOC136534190 gene encoding uncharacterized protein, with the protein MAGRGDGAAVSVEEFQELRTQMNDLMQQLQTLQLNMPHREPPPNEDDDNEDNEAPRRAAGHGHGRGGFGHGFGRARRVLVGGRDYDGDDDMLSDMDDHRHGGGHHGYRDRHRRRNDDGLRNVKVSIPPFSGQENADAYFEWETKVEQIFDLYEYSAEKKATLAAIKFKGYAITWWNQVRTEYQRVGHVRITWEDMKREMRRRFVPAYYSRDLHLKLKRLVQGTHTVDEYFQELEMCVLRTGITEDEESTMARFLVGLNKPIADKVDMTTYTCLTELVHFAKRAERQIATSYKYNASWRHSQQQGDVTPQFQQQGAATPKSSSRGANRYLPTSSKQLDVKGKAASSSQPTSSTAATQRKTSKIECFKCGGHGHKQAECPNRRTIIALADGSYDSQSEEEDEFNNVFADLNLDTCEYSAEDGTFELGLNCLAIQPIPTFAHNDLLQDVVSPSFDEITSDDFDELLADFPDLTRSIMNTPSPSLVVRRVLSTQFVAAEQGQRHNLFQSRCKVKGQVCRFIIDGGSCNNIVSALLVEKLGLQPRRHPHPYHMQWLNNSGTVKVSAMIRLSFSIGDYHGEVDCDIVPMQACHLLLGRPWQFDVDSVHFGRSNKHTFIHNDKKVVLIPLSPEEIHASDMARKKREESDKRNECLFVSKSDMREVRNTIAPFFVLLHKEVLLSTNDLPSSLPSVVLDLLQDFEDVFPDEIPAGLPPLRGIEHQIDLVPGASLPNRPAYRTNPIETKEIQRQKDGSWRMCVDCRAINAITVRYRHPIPRLDDMLDELSGSIIFTKIDLRSGYHQIRMKLGDEWKTAFKTKIGLYEWLVMPFGLTNAPSTFMRLMNHVLRAFIGKFVVVYFDDILIYSKSFDEHLDHIHQVLAVLREEKLYGNIAKCTFCTDRVVFLGFVVSADGIQVDEEKVKAIQDWPTPTNVSQVRSFHGLAGFYRRFVKDFSTIAAPLNNLTKKDVPFKWGDEQDQAFNELKTKLCEAPLLQLPDFGKTFEIECDASGIGIGGVLLQEGKPVAYFSEKLNGPHLNYSVYDKELYALVRVLEVWHHYLLPKEFVIHSDHEALKYLKSQGKLNRRHAKWIEFIETFPYVVKHKRGKDNIVADALSRRCGLVTQLDTKVLGLESIKTLYAADSDFKEPFSHCIAGKGWDKYYVHDGFLFRTNKLCIPACSIRPFLLQEAHAGGLAGHFGVKKTLDMLSDHFFWPHMRRDVQRHVARCIICLKAKSRLNPHGLYTPLPVPNVPWEDISMDFILGLPRSQRGRDSIFVVFCPFEIVYGFKPHTPMDLLPLPLQEQVNLDAAKRSDFLKKLHDETRRNIEKKSAQYAKQANKGKKKVTFQPGDLVWLHLRKDRFPQQRKSKLSPRGDGPFKVLHKINDNAYKIELPPEYSNVSTTFNVKDLLPFDGEPESRTTPSQEGEANEDIPSIHSSSNETPLDIAGPITRSRAKQLEKEIHSQVNANLMFNNQFMLNEPILLSSCSNVLRNDGVYEPTWDEDGFKPLDI; encoded by the exons ATGGCAGGACGTGGAGATGGTGCCGCTGTTTCGGTGGAGGAATTCCAGGAGCTGCGTACACAAATGAATGATTTGATGCAACAACTACAAACTCTCCAATTGAACATGCCTCATAGAGAACCACCACCAAatgaggatgatgacaatgaggataACGAGGCACCACGTCGTGCCGCTGGTCATGGACATGGACGTGGTGGGTTTGGCCATGGTTTTGGTCGTGCTCGGCGCGTTCTAGTTGGAGGTAGAgattatgatggtgatgatgatatgtTGTCCGACATGGATGATCATCGACATGGTGGTGGCCATCATGGTTATCGTGACCGCCATCGTCGTCGTAATGATGATGGTTTAAGAAACGTGAAAGTGTCTATTCCCCCTTTCAGCGGACAGGAGAATGCTGATGCTTATTTTGAATGGGAGACCAAGGTGGAACAAATATTTGATTTGTATGAATACTCTGCTGAAAAGAAGGCAACGCTTGCAGCCATTAAGTTTAAAGGCTATGCCATAACTTGGTGGAATCAGGTCCGTACTGAATATCAGAGAGTTGGGCATGTTCGTATAACTTGGGAAGACATGAAGAGAGAAATGCGACGTCGTTTTGTTCCAGCATATTACTCTCGTGATCTACATTTGAAGCTGAAACGTCTTGTGCAAGGTACTCATACTGTTGATGAATATTTTCAAGAATTGGAAATGTGTGTACTTCGTACAGGGATAACTGAAGATGAGGAATCCACAATGGCTCGGTTTCTAGTTGGCCTCAATAAACCTATTGCTGATAAAGTGGATATGACAACCTACACATGTCTCACCGAGTTGGTTCATTTTGCAAAGAGGGCTGAAAGGCAAATTGCTACGTCTTACAAATACAATGCTTCATGGCGTCATTCCCAACAGCAAGGGGATGTCACGCCTCAATTCCAACAGCAAGGAGCTGCAACGCCCAAATCCTCATCTCGTGGAGCAAATAGatatcttccaacttcttccaaacaATTGGATGTGAAAGGTAAAGCTGCGAGTTCAAGTCAGCCCACTTCTTCTACTGCAGCCACCCAACGCAAGACAAGCAAGATTGAGTGTTttaagtgtggtggtcatgggCATAAGCAAGCTGAATGTCCCAATCGTCGTACTATTATTGCACTTGCTGATGGTTCTTATGATTCCCAAAGTGAAGAGGAGGATGAGTTTAACAATGTATTTGCAGATCTTAATCTTGACACTTGTGAGTATTCAGCAGAGGATGGTACATTTGAGCTAGGtctaaattgtttagccattcaacCTATTCCAACTTTTGCTCACAATGACCTATTACAAGATGTTGTTTCTCCATCTTTCGACGAGATTACTAGTGATGATTTTGATGAGTTGCTTGCTGATTTTCCTGATTTGACGCGTTCTATAATGAACACACCATCTCCTTCTTTGGTGGTGAGGCGAGTTCTTTCCACTCAATTTGTTGCTGCTGAACAaggacaacgccataatttgtttcaatccAGATGCAAAGTGAAAGGACAAGTGTGCCGTTTCATCATAGATGGTGGGAGCTGCAATAATATTGTTAGTGCTTTGCTTGTTGAGAAGCTTGGCTTGCAGCCACGTCGCCatccacatccataccatatgcAATGGTTGAATAATTCTGGGACAGTTAAGGTTTCAGCCATGATTCGTTTGTCATTTTCCATTGGTGATTATCATGGAGAGGTGGATTGTGATATTGTCCCCATGCAAGCATGCCATCTGCTGCTTGGTCGGCCTTGGCAATTTGATGTGGACTCGGTGCATTTTGGACGGTCTAACAAACACACTTTCATTCACAATGACAAGAAGGTGGTTCTTATTCCATTATCTCCAGAGGAGATACATGCTTCAGATATGGCTCGCAAGAAAAGAGAGGAATCTGACAAAAGAAA TGAGTGTCTCTTTGTGAGCAAGAGTGATATGAGAGAAGTGAGAAACACCATAGCCCCATTCTTTGTGCTCTTGCACAAGGAGGTCCTACTTTCAACTAACGATTTACCTTCATCGCTGCCtagtgttgttcttgatctcttacAGGACTTCgaagatgtttttcccgatgagatACCAGCTGGACTTCCTCCACTCCGTGGaattgagcatcaaattgatttggtaCCAGGTGCTTCTCTTCCAAATCGTCCAGCCTACCGCACCAATCCCATAGAgacaaaggaaattcagcgacag AAAGATGGCtcttggcgcatgtgtgttgattgtcgtGCTATCAATGCTATAACTGTTCGATATCGCCATCCCATTCCACGACttgatgacatgttagatgaattgagtggttccatcattttcaccaagattgatttgcgtagtggctatcatcaaatccgcATGAAACTtggtgatgaatggaaaacagcgtTTAAAACCAAAATTGGTCTCTATGAATGGCTTGTGATGccatttggcttgacaaatgctccttcaacttttatgcgcttaatgaaCCATGTTTTACGAGCTTTCATTGGCAAGTTTGtagttgtttattttgatgatattctaATCTATAGCAAATCATttgatgaacatcttgatcatatCCATCAAGTACTTGCTGTTTTGAGGGAAGAGAAATTGTATGGCAACATTgctaagtgcaccttttgcacagacCGTGTTGTTTTCCTTGGCTTTGTTGTTTCCGCAGATGGTATTCAGGTTGATGAAGAGAAGGTTAAAGCAATACAGGATTGGCCTACACCTACAAATGTGAGTCAAGTTCGAAGTTTTCATGGTCTTGCAGGTTTTTACAGGcgttttgttaaagatttcagcaccatcgcTGCACCcctcaacaatttgacaaagaagGATGTTCCATTCAAGTGGGGTGATGAACAAGACCAAGCCTTCAATGAGCTGAAAACAAAGCTTTGTGAAGCACCGCTGCTACAACTTCCTGATTTTGGTAAGACATTTGAGatcgaatgtgatgcaagtggtattGGCATAGGAGGTGTACTCCTGCAAGAAGGTAAACCTGTTGCCTACTTTTCTGAAAAGCTAAATGGTCCACATCTGAATTACTCGGTTTATGACAAAGAGCTTTATGCCTTAGTTCGCGTTTTGGAAGTTTGGCACCATTATTTGTTACCTAAAGAATTTGTCATCcattctgatcatgaagctttgaaatatctaaaaagtcaaggcaaactgaaccgtagacatgctaaATGGATTGAGTTCATTGAAACATTTCCCTATGTTGTAAAACATAAGCGTGGAAAAGATAACATTGTTGCTGATGCCTTATCACGGAGATGTGGTTTGGTTACACAATTAGATACAAAAGTGCTTGGTTTGGAATCCATTAAAACACTCTATGCAGCTGATTCTGATTTTAAAGAACCTTTCTCTCATTGCATTGCTGGAAAAGGCTGGGACAAGTATTATGTGCATGATGGTTTTTTATTTCGCACTAACAAACTATGCATTCCAGCCTGCTCGATTCGTCCGTTTCTTTTGCAGGAAGCACATGCTGGTGGCTTAGCTGGTCATTTTGGCGTCAAAAAGACATTGGACATGCTCTccgatcatttcttttggccacataTGCGACGTGATGTCCAGCGACATGTTGCACGCTGCATAATCTGCTTGAAAGCTAAGTCCCGCCTTAATCCCCATGGTCTTTATACTCCATTACCAGTTCCGAATGTACCTTGGGAAgatatatccatggattttattttggggttacctcggtctcagagggggagggattctatctttgttgt cttttgtccatttgaaattgtttatgggtttaaaccgcatactcccatggatcttttgcctttaccattaCAGGAACAAGTTAACTTGGATGCAGCAAAGAGatcagattttctcaagaagctacatgatgagacaagaaggaatatcgagaagaaatcagcacaatatgcaaagcaagcgaacaaaggtaagaagaaggttACATTCCAGCCCGGAGACCTCGTGTGGttgcatctacgcaaggatcgatttccccaacagcgcaagagtaagttatctcctaggggtgatggtccgttcaaggttttacacaagataaatgataatgcttacaaaATTGAGCTGCCACCCGAATACTCCAATGTGAGTACAACATTCAATGTCAAAGACTTGCTTCCATTTGATGGTGAgcctgagtcgaggacgactccttctcaagagggggaggctaatgaggacattcctagcattcactcatcttcaaatgaaactccacttgatatagctggtccaattacaagaagtagagctaaacaattggagaaggaaattcattctcaggtgaacgctaaccttatgtttaataatcagtttatgttgaatgagcctatacttttgagttcttgttccaatgtccttaggaatgatggagtgtatgaaccaacatgggatgaagatggattcaagcctctggacatttga